The genomic window CTCCTCGCGCTCTCGGACGTCCTCGGAACCGGGCACCACGCCGCGCTCGGCGCGGGCGTCGTGCCCGGCAGCACCGTCGCGGTCGTCGGTGACGGCGCGGTCGGCCTGTGCGGCGTCATGGCCGCCAAGCGGCTCGGGGCGGAGCGGATCATCGCTCTCGGCCGGCACAGCGCGCGCACCGACATCGCCCGCGCGTTCGGTGCCACGGACGTCGTCGCCGAACGCGGCGAGGCGGCCCTCGCGGCCGTACGGGAGCTGACCCGCGGCGAGGGTGCCCACGGGGTGATCGAGGCCGTCGGGACCGAGCAGTCCATGCGTACGGCCATCGGCATCATCCGTGACGGCGGCTCCATCGGCTACGTCGGAGTCCCGCACGGCAGTGGTACCGGTGTCGACCTCGACGTCATGTTCGACCGGAACATCGCCCTGCGCGGCGGCGTCGCCCCCGTGCGCACGTACATCCCGGAGCTGCTGCCCGACCTGCTCGACGGCACGATCGACCCCTCACCCGTCTTCGACCTGACCGTCGGGCTGGACGGGGTGCCGGGAGGCTACAAGGCCATGGACGAGCGCATGGCGCTCAAGGTCCTCATCAAGCCGTAGCGCGGTACGCCGGGCCACCGGCACGGGAGGGGCGGGGGACCTCGGTCCCCCGCCCCTCCCTCGT from Streptomyces sp. NBC_01341 includes these protein-coding regions:
- a CDS encoding zinc-dependent alcohol dehydrogenase family protein; this encodes MRATVIHAAHDIRVEDVPDPTIQQPTDVVLRVLRACICGSDLWAYRGESARQPGQRIGHEFLGVVEEAGPGVNGFAVGDLVVAPFVWSDGTCTYCAEGLTTSCPQGGFWGSAGSDGGQGEAVRVPHADGTLVRLPADAASDDRLLTALLALSDVLGTGHHAALGAGVVPGSTVAVVGDGAVGLCGVMAAKRLGAERIIALGRHSARTDIARAFGATDVVAERGEAALAAVRELTRGEGAHGVIEAVGTEQSMRTAIGIIRDGGSIGYVGVPHGSGTGVDLDVMFDRNIALRGGVAPVRTYIPELLPDLLDGTIDPSPVFDLTVGLDGVPGGYKAMDERMALKVLIKP